The Chitinophaga lutea genome contains the following window.
CCGGCGCTTCTGCCATCTGTGTGCACGGTCACTTCAGGGGGTGTTGTTTTTTCTTTTGACATGATTTTGTATTTGTGGGGTTATTGAATCGAGTTTCCTAAAAGATGCATCCAGGCCTGTTGCTGCTGCAGATACGCCGCGGCCTTTGCGGGCATGGTGGTTACCTGGTACCCGTTCCAGGCAAGCCTTGCCAGCGGCGCCTGCAGCAACAGCGGCGCGGATGTGTAGAATGCGTTTCCATATGTACCTGCCAGGCGTTCGAGACTGTCGGGGTGAACCGCCATCACATCGATGCACTGCGAAATACTTTTGCCCCGGAAGCCGCGGAGTGGAAAGTGGAGCAGCAGATGCACGATTTCGGGTAGCACCGGCAACGATGCGCGGATAAGTTTTTCCGCCGCCGGCCTCGCTGCCGCAACAGGATGTTTTTGTATCCAATGACTGCGCATCTTATCCCAAACCCCTTCGCCAAAGGCCTGCCGGCAACATTCCGTGCCAATCAGCACCCGCAGGAAACTGATAGGATGCGGATCGCCGGGAGAGTAGCGGAACACGTCGCGTGAAGCGCCGTCCACCACATCGTGCAAGGCGGCCACCGATGCAAAACCGGTGTGGGCGAAGGCAAAAATATCCGCGGCAATTTCCGATGCCCAGGCGGCCCAGCTGTTGGCGAAATCTTCCCCGTGTTTTTTCAGGCCGAGGCGCAGGGCCGTTGCCAGTTCATCGTTCCAGCCGGTGAGGTGGGCCACCTGGTGCCCGGCTTCATGAATGAGGGCCGTAGGCCGCAGCAGGTTATGCCGTACGATCTTGATGGCGGCCACCGGATTTTCAGAATCGTCCCACAGCCGCAGGCCGGCTTTGAGAATGGAGGCGCCCATGCCTTTGTCGATGTATGTGAGCACTGCCGGCGTGGGAATACGAAGCGGTTCCAGTAACGTGCGCATGCTGTGCCCGGCAATGTAGTCGCAGGCTTTGAGAATGGCGGTGGTTTCCGGGGTGGTTCTGGTCACCAGCGCGTCGGCATAAAAGTCCAGCAGCGTTTCTACCTGACAATATGCGCGTTTGAACGTTTCAATCGCCCGGAGCCGCTCGCGGTAAGGAGTGGATTTGTCCTGCACCTGTCCGAGCATGACTTCTCCCTTCCGCACGAGCGACTCAACAGAACGGTGCAGTTCCCTGCGGAGGTTGGGCTGCACGTACTGTTCAAGCCCTTTCCAGGCGGCGGCCCCGGCCAGCGCATCCAGGTCGAGGAGGCGCCGCGCGGCTTCGAGCCAGTGGTTGGCCTGTATCAGCGCCGGGCGGTAGGGCGTGCTGTTAGTATTGATAGCCTGCGCTTGCATGAATCACCGTTTCGGAAGGCTGGTCAGCAAAGAGATTTTCTTTGACACCGGAGAAATTACCGGCGAATGCATCATTGAGCACGGCCATGTCCGGCGGATTGGAGAAGGAGATGCGAAGGCTCACACCGTCTGCATGATCTTCTGCGGCTTTGACGAATTGTTCGGCCTGCTCACGCAGGAAACCGATGAAAGCCTTGCCGGCCCAAGCGGTAACCGCCTCGCCGAACGCGCGGATAATCACCGGCGGAACGTTGTCGATGGCCATGCCGGAGCGGTTGCCGGGTAACACTTTCGGGTGTATGATGCGGAGATAATCGGATTTCCCGTAGCTGAAAATATGTTTCATGCCTTCGCGGAATGCCATCATAAGCATGATCTGCGCGGCTTCGGGCTGATTCTTTTTCCGGAGGCAGGCGGCAATGGCCTGCGCATCGTGCTCGCCCAGGTAGAGTGTGAGCGCTGCATGACTGGCGGGGAAATTGAGCTGTGCCTTCAGGTGGGTATGGCGGCGCAGTACCTGCCTGCCGTTGAGCGGCTGGAAATACTGGGGCCTCGCGCCGTCTATCTCGAGATAATAATACCGGTGGCCACGACCGCTTTTTTGTTTTTGCAAACACTGGCTTTTACGGCAGCCTAAGCCCGGCTCGCGCATGAGCAGGCCGGCGGCGATGGAAGTAAACGGATGCAGCTGCATCCAGGCGCTTCTGGCCCCGGAGCCCAGCCCGCGCACGCCCCTGGCCTTTTTGGCGATCTGGTAAAGATCGTGCCGCGGGGACGATTCAAACAGGTGAACCCGCACCGGAATGGTCGAATTTACCTGGATGCCCATCCTGTCGCGAAGGAACACCGCCAGCGGAATGCCGCCGAAAGTTTTGATTTCGTTGGCGATATATGGATTGATTTCGGTATCGATCACTTCGCTCAATACTTTATTCCCGCCATCCTCTTCCGCCTCTTCATTTTTCCACATCACGGATCTTTCGTTGGATTCGCGGAGCTCCGGTTTGGCGTTGTAGGCCTGCTCCGGCAACAGATCCGGCAGGTAGGCGGCGGCGGACTGTTCAAAAGCGTTCACGATATAACGCTCGAAAAGCTGCCGGTCTTCCAGCACATACTGCGGAAACTCCGGTATCTGTCGGATGGTGTTTTCCACTACTTCCGCCACGGCGGTGTTGGCGCTGGTATTGGCTGCGGCTTCGAGGTTGAGCATGGCAAACCCCTTGTCTACCAGCAGTCTTGAAAGGGCCTGCGAATTTTCTTTGCCGGCCAGCGGGGCGATGAGTTTGCTTACCAGCGATACGGCCCAGCCTTTCAGTCTTTCGCGGCCCACCAGTGGCACGGCGAATTTGAGGGCGGTGGTAACGGCAGTCACGAATTCTTCTACGGCAGGGGCGGGACTTTCCCCGTCTTCCAGCTCATTAAGCGCGGTCACAAAATTGTCTTTCGCATTGTCGGTTGCCTCATACGCATTGTCGTCGCCGGTTTCCAGCACCCGGTCGAGTTCCATCTCCAGGGATTTCCATTCGGTTTCGTTGTCGGCCATCAGCAACTGTGCGGTAGCGGCATTCAGTCCGTCCTGGATGTTCTCCGCCGCATCGCGGGTGGAATCCTGTTCCGCCGGGGCCTGAGCCGCAGCGGGTATATTGACGGCAGGCTGCAGGCTGGGCGGGAGTATTTTACCGGCAAGCGTCTGAGCGATGCCGCGATATTTTTCGGGCAGCAGGTTCGTGCCTTTCTGGAGGATGCCGGCGAGGAACTTTTTCATCACACCTTTGATCCGGTTGAAAATGGGTCCCAGCGCCAGGTTGGCAGCGAACTTGCCTACTTTGACGATGCCTTTTTTGATTTTGCCCACGGCGCCTACGGCTTTTTTCGCCAGCTTCTTCAGCCCGCCCAGGAATTGTTCCTGCACTTCGGTGAGGTCGGCCGTGTTGAATTCATATTCGTCGAGGAATGATTCGATTTCCCCGATGTCTTTGGCCGAAGTGTCTGCTTCATAGCCTTGCTGCGACATCGTATCGAGGAATTCGTCGACCTCCCTTACCAGCGGTTTGTAATAGTTCTGGGTGAGCTGGCGGGTATAATGTTCGTTGTTCATATATCGTTCCCGCGAGATGTAGCGTTCCTGGAAATCTTTGACCTCATTGAGCAGGTCTTCCAGCTGTTCGTTGAATTCATCGTCGTGGAGCTCGTTCATGACGCTGACGAAACTTTCGGCCTTACGGTCGGTGCCGGTTTGCCGGCCATTGAGTTTACCGACAACCCGGAATGGGCTTTCCGTATAACTTTCGGGTTCTGCCGGTAATTTTTCGGGGGGCGTTTCCCGCTCGAGGTTGGGAAACAACAGGAAGGGTGTGTCCATATTGCAATTTTTTGGGGTTGAATACTCGGTTTTCGTTCATCTGTGCATCATGCTGCCTGTAGCTTTGTATCTGGCCTCCAACGTCTTTTGGGGCGGCAGCCTGTATGGCCTGTGCTTTTCGAATAGGTTTACCTGCGTATGCCGGGTACGCCGTTCCACACGAAAGTATTGGCAAAATATCATTTGCGGGCCCGGGAAACAGGTAACGGCAGGTTTGGCCTGATAACGGCGAACATCCTTTTGCTAAAGGGTTTGCGCGGATTATTTTCACGCAGGAATCATATTTGTCGTAGCTTTAGGTAATTGTTTTTGCTACCCCCATGAGAAAATATGTACGGCATATCTTTCTGATCTGTTTGACAGCGCTGTGTGGCGTTCCCTCAATTGCCCAGTGGGCCGCATCCTCTTTTGAACGTTATACCATTCAACAGGGACTGTCCGATAACAACGTTTTCTGTATTACGCAGGACGGGCAGGGGTATATCTGGCTGGGCACCGAAAACGGGCTCAACCGCTTCGACGGCAATGCCTTTACCAGCTACTATCACGATACCAGCGGCCGCAGCATTCCTGGCAATCACATTATCGGTCTGAAGCGCGCAGGCCCACATGAAATACTGGTGCTGACGCAGAAAGGCGTGCATGCGCTGCACACACTGCGGATGGAAGGCCGCAACTATTTATTGCCAGAAACGGAGCGGACACGCACCAATCAGAACCGGCTGGTAGATGTACTGCGGCTAAAAAACGGCGCACTGGCTGTCAGTTCATCGCTGGGCTTTTACGTGATGAACCCCGACACCGGGCTGGCCTTCAGTTTCAACCGGTTGAAAGCCGGTGGCGAAGGGGCGTCAGTGGCTAATTACGGACAGAATATGTTCCAGCTGGGGAACGGGAACGTTTTGTTGTTTACGCGGCAGGAAGGCATATCGCTGTATGTAACGTCCACCCGCAGGTTCATCCGGTACCGCACCGCGCTGCCGGCCGGCCTCCACGAATTCAACCAGCCCTGGCTGGTACGCTACCAGCTCGATTCGGAACGTTTCCTGCTGGTGCATCAGTCTAAAGACAGTATCACCTGCTATAACACTAACGGGAATACGAAGTATGTATCTGTTATCCCGTCGTCTATCCGGCAGGAACTGACGAACGAAAGCCGCATATTCCCGCTGCCCGGCAACCGTTTTGCATTGATGTCAGTACGTTCGGGACTGTTTGTTTTTCATCTTGCGTCCAATGGCAGTATCCGGTTTGAAGAAACACCACTGTTGAAAGAATACAAATGCAATTATGTATTTACGGATCGTGAAGGCCGGGTATGGGTAGGCACTTCGCTGGGGCTGCTGCGTGAACGGAAAGATCAGCCGTTTTTTACATCCCGGCAGCTGAACGACGGAAAGGCCGGGAGTTTTGCCCAGTTTTATGCCTTGTTGCGGCACCGGGACCGTTTTTATATCGCAAGCGCTTCCCCGCAGATCGTGATCACGGTGGCAGATACGGCCACCATGAAAGTGATCCGGCGTATTCCGCTTCCGGCCACAGCACAGGCACAAATGCAACTCCCCTCTATCCAGTGTTATTATGGCGATACGCTTTGGATAGGCACGAACAACGGCATCATATGGCTTGATACCCGGAGCCACAGAACCGGCCATGTGGAAGTGCCGCCCCTGCTGAAGGGGAAACGCATCCACCTGGCGCCGGCCATGAAAAACGGCGATGCCTGGATGGTGTCGCAGTGGGAAGGTATTGTGACGAGGTACAATATCCGGCAGCGCACATTTACCTGCTACACCGGGAAAACCAATCCGGCGCTGCCTTTCGATCGGGTAAAGCACGTGGTGTACGACGCCTACGGCGATGTGTGGATTTCAGGGCACAGCCTGGCGCGCTGGAGTTACAGGAGTGGGAAATTCGACGATACGGTCATCAGCCGTTATAACGGCATCAATAAAAATGAAGATAACATCCTCGCCATCTGTGCGGATGCACGAGGTTCCCTGTGGCTGCATAGTTTCGAGAACGGGCTGCAGGAATACCGCATCCGGGAAAACCGGTTTGTGAACCATACCTGGAGCGACGGTTTTTCTTCCAATGCCATCGTGAACCTCAGCAACCGTGAGGTGAAAGGGAAAATATGGTTTTCCACGCCCAGCAACCAGGTGGGCAATATCGACCTCGATACGAGGAAATTTAACCTGTATGGTGCACGCGACGGGTTGCCGGAAGAGCGCCCCGGTTCGCGTTATATTTTTTACGACGAGGAGGCCGGCCGGTGTTATGCGCTGACCTCGAATTACCTGGTAAGGTTTTCCCCTGATGAAGAGCCTGCCGTGGCCAATGTGAGCCCCATCCTGATAGAACAGGTCGCTGCTCCCGATGTGCTCCTCCATTATCCCGGCGATACCGTCCGTTTCCCTTACCAGCGTAACGATGTGGCAGTCCGTTTTACCATGGTCAGCTATAGTCATAATCCCGACAATCTTTTTTTCTACCGCATCAACGAAGCGAAGGCCTGGATACCGCTCAGGAATCAGCGGAGCATCAACATGAATGGCCTGTCGCCCGGCGCCTACAATCTCTGGATCAAAGCTGTGGGAAAACATGGCGATGAGCAGCTCAGACGACTGACGATCATCATCAGGCCGCCTTTCTGGGAAACATGGTGGTTTATCGTACTGCTGGCGTTGCTGGCCGGATCGGCCGGTTATGCAGTGCTCAGGTGGCGGGAAAGGATGCAACAGAAAAAGCTGGAACTGGCCGTGCTGAACCAGCAGCTCACGGAAATGGAAATGAAGGCGCTGCATGCGCAGATGAACCCGCATTTTATTTTCAATTGTCTCAACAGCATCCTCGGCATGATCATCTATCACCGGAACGAGGAAGCGTACCGGTACCTCAACCGTTTCGCAGCACTTATCCGCCAGAACCTCGATCACAGCAAGCGTTCTTTTATCACGCTGCAACAGAATATCGATTACCTGCACAATTATCTCAAAATGGAACAACTGCGTTTCACCAACTTCGAATATGAAATGAAGGTCGACGACCGCCTCAATACTGCCGAAATCATGATCGCGCCCATGCTGATACAGCCTCTCGCAGAAAATGCTATCTGGCATGGGCTGCAGGCCGTGGAAGATAAAAAGCAGCTCTGGATATCCTTTTCGAAAGATACCGATTACCTGGTGTGTGAAATTGAAGATAACGGCATCGGTATCAAACGAGCGTCGGCCGATAGCAGTACCACGCAGCATCACCTTTCCATCGGCATCGACAATATCCGTAAAAGGATCGGGCTGTTGCAGCAGAAATATAATACGGATTGTATCCTCAGTTTCCTGGATAAAGGCGACAAAGGAACGGGCGAAAGCGGCACCATCGTAACCCTTACATGGAAAATCATATGATCAGAGCTATTATTACAGACGACGAAGTGCGCAGCGTGGAAACCCTGCGCAGATTGCTGGAGATGTATTGCCCGGCCGTGAAAGTGGTGGCGGAATGTTACAGCGCCGAATCCACCCGCCGGCAGATCGCCCTGCACCGCCCCGATTTGTTGTTTCTCGACATTGCCATGCCCGGCAAAAGCGGGCTGGATTTGCTGCATGAGCTGGGCGAAACGCCATTCGAGATCATTTTCATTACCGCATTCAATGAATTTATGACGCAGGCTTTCCGTTTCAGTGCCATCGATTATATTCTGAAGCCGGTAGATGAGGAATTGCTGGTGAAGGCCGTCAGCCGGGTGGAAAAGCGGATGAGCCTGGCCGCCGCGCCCGCTTCCATGGAAGCGCTGCGGTATAATCTGAAGAATCTTCAGCATCCGCAGGAAATGAAGATCTGTATCCCGCATGCCAAAGGATTTGTACTGGTGCACCTGGCGGATATCATTTACTGCGAGGCCAATAATACATATACCACTTTTTTCCTGACCAGCGGGAAACCGTTCGTTTCGTCGAAGTCGATCATCGATTTTGAGCTGCTGCTGCAGGATACATCTTTCTGCCGGATCCACAAGTCGTTTCTGGTGAATATGCTGCACATCAAAGAGTATGTGAAAGGGGAAGGGGGGAGTGTTATTTTGAGCAATAATGCGGAACTGGAGGTGTCGCGCCGGAAAAAAGATCATTTCCTGGCACGTGTGAAGGAGTATTATAAATTTTAAGGAGGACTGCGTGGCGCAGCCCTCCTTGATGTCCGGGAGGGAGCCGTTTCATTACCAGATGAGTTCCCGGAGTTTTATATGTCAGGATTTATTCTTCGGGTTTGTTTTTGATCTGGGATGGTTTCAGGAATACCTTTTTCCCTTTGTCGTCCACGTAGTACTTACGGTCCTTATTATCGATATAAACCACCTGGCCGTTCGGCCCCTGTTTGCCTTTGTATATTTTATCTTTTATGGCGGAAACCCCTTTGACGGCAGTGGAAGCAGCTTTATTGCCTACTTTCTTAGCCGTGCTGTCGATACCCTGTGCAAAACTGTCGGCGGCCGTGAAAGTGAGGCCGAGCCCTAATATGGCTGCGAGAATGTAAATGCGCTTGCTCATGATCAGTATTTTTTAAGAAGAAATCCAAAAATGGTGCCATCTGTGGGCCAGAAAACAGCAGTAGCGGGCATTTTGGGGAAGATTGGGTGTTTCGGGAGGGTAAATGCGGCAAAATAAACACCCTGAAATGCTAAAATATTTAGTATTATTGCTAAATAATTGAGTGTTGCACCTTAACCTTTATTAGACATGTCGAGCAGTAAGGCAGATATCATCGCTGCCCTTCAGCGGGAGATTCTTTCCCTGCAGGGTTATAGAGCTGAGGGGGATGATGTTGCCGTGAAAGTGGGTTTGGAGTCGATTATGCGGTCTTTTTCCGGCGCGGTGTTTCCCACCGGCGCTATTCATGAATTTTTAACGGAGGCACCGGAGCAGACGGCGGCATCTGGTGGTTTTATCACCGGCCTGCTGGCTGCGCTCATGCAGCGTGGTGGGGCATGTATCTGGATTAGTACGACGGGCAGATTGTTTCCGCCTGCGCTGAAGGCGTTCGGAGTGGAGCCCGACCGGTTCATTTTTATAAACCTGGAGCGGGAAAAAGATGTGCTATGGGCGATGGAGGAGTGTTTGAAATGTGAAGGACTGGCTGCTGTGATAGCGGACCTGGCCGACATCAGTTTTGCCCAGTCGAGAAGACTGCAGCTGGCAGTGGAG
Protein-coding sequences here:
- a CDS encoding sensor histidine kinase; translated protein: MTALCGVPSIAQWAASSFERYTIQQGLSDNNVFCITQDGQGYIWLGTENGLNRFDGNAFTSYYHDTSGRSIPGNHIIGLKRAGPHEILVLTQKGVHALHTLRMEGRNYLLPETERTRTNQNRLVDVLRLKNGALAVSSSLGFYVMNPDTGLAFSFNRLKAGGEGASVANYGQNMFQLGNGNVLLFTRQEGISLYVTSTRRFIRYRTALPAGLHEFNQPWLVRYQLDSERFLLVHQSKDSITCYNTNGNTKYVSVIPSSIRQELTNESRIFPLPGNRFALMSVRSGLFVFHLASNGSIRFEETPLLKEYKCNYVFTDREGRVWVGTSLGLLRERKDQPFFTSRQLNDGKAGSFAQFYALLRHRDRFYIASASPQIVITVADTATMKVIRRIPLPATAQAQMQLPSIQCYYGDTLWIGTNNGIIWLDTRSHRTGHVEVPPLLKGKRIHLAPAMKNGDAWMVSQWEGIVTRYNIRQRTFTCYTGKTNPALPFDRVKHVVYDAYGDVWISGHSLARWSYRSGKFDDTVISRYNGINKNEDNILAICADARGSLWLHSFENGLQEYRIRENRFVNHTWSDGFSSNAIVNLSNREVKGKIWFSTPSNQVGNIDLDTRKFNLYGARDGLPEERPGSRYIFYDEEAGRCYALTSNYLVRFSPDEEPAVANVSPILIEQVAAPDVLLHYPGDTVRFPYQRNDVAVRFTMVSYSHNPDNLFFYRINEAKAWIPLRNQRSINMNGLSPGAYNLWIKAVGKHGDEQLRRLTIIIRPPFWETWWFIVLLALLAGSAGYAVLRWRERMQQKKLELAVLNQQLTEMEMKALHAQMNPHFIFNCLNSILGMIIYHRNEEAYRYLNRFAALIRQNLDHSKRSFITLQQNIDYLHNYLKMEQLRFTNFEYEMKVDDRLNTAEIMIAPMLIQPLAENAIWHGLQAVEDKKQLWISFSKDTDYLVCEIEDNGIGIKRASADSSTTQHHLSIGIDNIRKRIGLLQQKYNTDCILSFLDKGDKGTGESGTIVTLTWKII
- a CDS encoding LytR/AlgR family response regulator transcription factor translates to MIRAIITDDEVRSVETLRRLLEMYCPAVKVVAECYSAESTRRQIALHRPDLLFLDIAMPGKSGLDLLHELGETPFEIIFITAFNEFMTQAFRFSAIDYILKPVDEELLVKAVSRVEKRMSLAAAPASMEALRYNLKNLQHPQEMKICIPHAKGFVLVHLADIIYCEANNTYTTFFLTSGKPFVSSKSIIDFELLLQDTSFCRIHKSFLVNMLHIKEYVKGEGGSVILSNNAELEVSRRKKDHFLARVKEYYKF
- a CDS encoding ImuA family protein, coding for MSSSKADIIAALQREILSLQGYRAEGDDVAVKVGLESIMRSFSGAVFPTGAIHEFLTEAPEQTAASGGFITGLLAALMQRGGACIWISTTGRLFPPALKAFGVEPDRFIFINLEREKDVLWAMEECLKCEGLAAVIADLADISFAQSRRLQLAVEQSRVTAFILRTSSRKLQPIASTARWKIAPLPSRLEDGMPGVGFPCWHVELLKVRNGYPGMWKVEWLADHFVVLPERPVAVPERPAAAAIAERQVLTVVAGRKREVG